The Chanos chanos chromosome 6, fChaCha1.1, whole genome shotgun sequence genome includes a region encoding these proteins:
- the snai1a gene encoding snail family zinc finger 1a: MPRSFLVKKYFTNKRPNYSELECQNDTLPERYPLAELPTGNGGFPVTCLTTGLVWDVSLLPALHVPASPENHSSTPGPLDLSSPSSVSCSSSGEEDEGRTSDPPSPEPTDSYHPQQQRPRRGSKTRAGPREDKRETPVTATRPAFFCKHCPKEYNSLGALKMHIRSHTLPCVCPTCGKAFSRPWLLRGHIRTHTGERPFSCPHCNRAFADRSNLRAHLQTHADVKKYQCGTCSRTFSRMSLLQKHSAAGCCSSSSA; the protein is encoded by the exons ATGCCTCGGTCTTTCTTggtcaaaaaatattttaccaaCAAACGACCGAATTATAGCGAACTGGAATGTCAGAATG ACACCCTGCCTGAGAGATACCCGCTAGCAGAACTTCCAACAGGCAATGGTGGCTTTCCAGTCACCTGTTTAACAACTGGACTGGTCTGGGATGTGAGTTTATTGCCTGCCCTTCATGTTCCTGCCTCCCCAGAAAATCATTCTTCAACCCCAGGGCCACTGGACCTCAGTTCCCCATCCAGTGTGAGTTGTAGCAGCAGTGGGGAAGAGGATGAAGGACGTACCTCTGACCCACCCAGTCCTGAGCCAACAGACAGCTACCATCCCCAACAACAGCGTCCACGACGCGGCAGCAAGACCAGAGCAGGCCccagagaggacaagagagaaacCCCTGTCACTGCAACACGCCCTGCCTTTTTTTGTAAACACTGTCCCAAAGAGTACAACAGCTTGGGGGCTTTGAAGATGCACATTCGTTCACACACATTACCCTGTGTGTGTCCAACCTGTGGGAAGGCATTTTCCAGACCTTGGTTGCTGAGGGGgcacattcgcacacacacag GAGAACGTCCTTTCTCTTGCCCGCACTGTAACCGAGCTTTTGCCGATCGCTCGAACTTGCGGGCGCACctgcagacacacgcagacgTAAAGAAGTACCAGTGTGGCACGTGCTCCCGCACCTTCAGTCGCATGTCCCTGCTCCAGAAACACAGCGCAGCAGgctgctgcagcagcagctcGGCATGA